From a single Xiphophorus maculatus strain JP 163 A chromosome 5, X_maculatus-5.0-male, whole genome shotgun sequence genomic region:
- the LOC102232821 gene encoding nucleoredoxin-like protein 1, with amino-acid sequence MVDLFLGRVLVENNSDQDELNTEREIIGILENRVLLLFFASAECEKCQRFVPVLHSFFRKLKDPAYIEYPKLLALIYISLDQSGEQQKKILKELHKRTLFLPFEDPYKKELQAMFKVKDVPAVVVLRPDGSVLSPNAVRDICRLGADCFRNWQESAELVERTFMLNEAFDDPNLRSATDPVRRLKYKTEDDKRNKRWWKLWVKGKDGNDEEEKDEAWDRKRKNGDGGIWRKR; translated from the exons ATGGTGGACCTGTTCCTAGGCCGAGTCCTTGTGGAGAACAACTCGGACCAGGACGAGCTCAACACGGAGCGCGAGATCATCGGGATCCTGGAGAACCGCGTCCTGCTGCTCTTCTTCGCGTCGGCCGAGTGTGAGAAGTGCCAGAGGTTTGTGCCCGTCCTCCACAGCTTTTTCAGGAAGCTGAAAGATCCAGCGTACATCGAATACCCCAAACTGCTCGCTCTCATCTACATCAG CTTGGACCAATCTGGggagcagcagaaaaaaatcctcaaagaGCTCCACAAAAGGACTTTGTTTTTGCCGTTTGAGGACCCGTACAAAAA GGAGCTCCAGGCCATGTTTAAGGTGAAGGACGTCCCGGCGGTGGTGGTCCTGCGTCCCGACGGCTCCGTCCTCTCTCCGAACGCCGTGCGGGACATCTGCCGCCTCGGCGCCGACTGCTTCCGCAACTGGCAGGAGTCGGCGGAGCTGGTGGAGAGGACCTTCATGCTCAACGAGGCGTTCGACGACCCCAACCTGCGGAGCGCCACCGACCCCGTGAGGAGGCTCAAGTACAAGACCGAAGACGACAAGAGGAACAAGAGATGGTGGAAGTTGTGGGTGAAGGGAAAAGATGGAAACGACGAGGAGGAAAAAGACGAAGCATGggacaggaagagaaagaatGGAGATGGAGGAATTTGGCGCAAGagatga
- the nxnl1 gene encoding nucleoredoxin-like protein 1: MVDLFADRVLVKNNKDQDELDTEREIVTRLQNRILMLFFASAESDTCQRFAPTLHDFFKQLTDEFYVERSAQLVLLYVSLDQSEEQLENFLKELPKKSLFLAYEDPYRRELETMFDVREVPTVVVLRPDCSILIPNAVEEITRLGPDCYRNWHEAAELIDRNFLTKEDFEDKSMRSFTDPVRRLKYKVEDEKKKKKEEEKKKKKQRRGWGVGGDEGEEAGADDRDGGGSMW; this comes from the exons ATGGTGGACCTGTTTGCTGACCGGGTTCTTGTGAAGAACAACAAGGACCAGGACGAGCTGGACACGGAGCGCGAGATCGTCACGCGTCTGCAGAACCGAATCCTGATGCTCTTCTTTGCCTCTGCTGAATCCGACACCTGCCAGCGGTTCGCTCCCACGCTTCACGACTTCTTCAAACAGCTGACCGATGAGTTCTACGTGGAGCGCTCCGCTCAGCTGGTGCTGCTCTACGTCAG TCTGGATCAGTCAGAGGAGCAGCTGGAAAACTTCCTGAAAGAGCTCCCAAAGAAGTCCCTGTTCCTGGCCTACGAGGATCCTTACAGAAG GGAGCTGGAGACCATGTTCGACGTGAGAGAGGTTCCCACCGTGGTGGTCCTGCGTCCCGACTGCTCCATCCTCATCCCCAACGCGGTGGAGGAGATAACCCGCCTGGGTCCGGACTGCTACCGCAACTGGCACGAGGCGGCCGAGCTCATCGACAGAAACTTCCTCACCAAGGAGGACTTTGAGGACAAGTCCATGCGCAGCTTCACCGACCCCGTCAGACGACTCAAGTACAAGGTGGAGGacgagaaaaagaagaagaaggaggaggagaagaagaaaaagaagcagcgGCGAGGCTGGGGCGTAGGAGGCGACGAGGGCGAGGAAGCCGGAGCAGACGATAGGGACGGTGGAGGGTCGATGTGGTGA